Within Planococcus citri chromosome 2, ihPlaCitr1.1, whole genome shotgun sequence, the genomic segment ATCCGCAGGATTATCTCCCGACCGAACATGGCTCCAATGTTTGATTGGAAATGATTCGGTTATTTTGGCAACACGATTACGAACAAAAGTTTTCCAATCACTAGCAGGTCTTGATAGCCATGCTAGGACGATAGTTGAATCTGTAAACAGCTTACTACGATTCGGATTGACGTTCAAGGTTTTACAAACACGGTTGATTAACTGCACAAGCAGAACAGCTGCTTGGAGCTCGAGCTCTGGAATTTTGAGCTCTTTTGCTGGAGCAACTCTCGTTTTTGAGCACAGCAACTGGAGACGCTTCGAATTAAACGAGTAGACAGCAGCACAGTATGCCTGCTCAGAGGCATCGCAAAAACCAACAATAGTTTCGGTATCAGCATTAAAATCTCGAATATAACGTGGAATTACGAATTTCGATAAATGATTCAGATCAGACAGGTAAGAGTTGAACTGCTTTTCGACATCAGGAGGCACAGCATCGTCCCAAGCTAGTCCAAGTTTCCATAAACCTTTGAACAAAAGCTTGCCTCGAATCGTTACAGGAGAGGCCAAGCCAAGCGGATCAAATACCTTCGATATCAATGACAGCATTAGACGTTTTGTAACAGTTTTTGTTGGTGCCGGAATATCGGTTTTCAGCGCAAAACAGTCGGTAGAAGGACACCAGGCTAAGCCAAGTATTGATAGAGCTTCGTTGTCTCCAAATTGAACGGTTAGATTTTGTTCAATCAGAGATGGATCAATTTGAGCAAGTACTTCCTTCGAATTCGATTGATATTTTCGTAACTTGAAACCAGCAGATAACAAGGTTTCATGCACAGATTTTTGCAgttcgatcaattctttaatggTGTCAGCTCCATAAAGCCAATCATCCATATAAAAGCCTTTACGTATGGCAATGGAAGTGCGTGGACGTTTCTTTTTCGCTTCTTCAGCGAGAATATCAAGACATTGCGTTGCCTGGTAGGCAGCGGGACCGGTTCCATAAGTTATAGTATTCAATTCCAGTCGTTTATTTCGCCAAATTATCGATTGAAATCTGCGATCAGCTTTCAATATTTGAATGCAGCGATACATGTGCATAATATCAGCAGAAATTACAAAACAGAAGATTCGGAAACATAGAAGCGTATCGTTAAGTTCGGGTTGGATGGTTGGACCGGCCATTAGAATATCGTTTAGCGATTTCCCAGAATAGGATTTAGAAGATGCGTGGAATACAACTCGCAGCTTTGTTGTTGTACTCGAGGGCCGAAGTACTGCATGATGCGGGATGAAGTATCTGGACACATTGTCAGAAACCACAGACATATGTCCGAGCGATTCGTATTCGGTTAGGAAATCAGTGTACATTTCCTTCGTTTTAGCATCCAATTTGGATTCGATTCGGTGGAGGTACTTTGCTGCGATAccaaagttaccagtaattatCGAAGGATCTTCCTTGAACGGCAGTCGAACAATGAAGGTACCATCAGCAGCACGTTGATATGTTTGCATGAAGTGTTTTTGGCATTCCTCATGCTCGGTAGATTTGGGAACGTCATTTGGATATTCGTCGATTTTCCAAAAGCGTTCTAGACGTTCATCAATGTTATCGATTGTTAAGCCACAGTACGATTCGGTATTACGCGTATTACGAGCTGACTCGATGGACGAGGAAATGGTCCAACCAAAAACGGTGTCACGGAGACATGCAGATTCGATGTAAATTGTTTTGTTACGAACACACAAATTATAAGATTCAATACCAAGAATAGCATCAATTGTATGAATATTTACGTTACGATCATAAAAAGCAGTATCAGCAAGATTCAAATTACGTTCGTTAACTTTGGAAGAAAAATCTCCATTAAAATAGTTAGTGATCGAGTAAGGAATACGTTTATCGATTACGgtaaattgagctaaaaatttaaattcttcaaCTCGAGATTCGattgttaattttaaaattcgattacaTTCGGTTTCACAATCTCCAATACCAGCTACTTTACTCGAAAAAGGTATTTTACTAGTAGGCAAATTGTTACGTTCAATAAATTCGttcgaaattaaattcaattggGAACAAGAATCAAGTAAGACACGCATTGTGCCAAATTTATTACCACAAACAAACTTTACTAGTGCTGAAGGCAACAAAGAAATTGGTTTACGTAATGACAGCAATGAAGACATACCACATGTAGACCTCGAAGTATGAGTTTCGCTCTGCCCAGAAGAATCCTTTGGATCCTTAGTGGGCGGTTCgttcgatttttcgaaatgcAGCAGCGTATGATGACGCATAGTACATTTCTTGCAATTCGGCGTTTTGCGGCATTCGCTCGTTTTATGATTTGAGTGGAAACAATTACCACACAACGATTtcgattttattatttcataacGTTGCTTTGGAGATTTCTCCTTGAACACGGTACAATcgattaaaaaatgcaattggtCACAACTAGGACAAGTTGGCTTTCGTTGCGACGTCGATGGATAACTAACGTCCTTTGACGATTTCGGTTCGATATTTGCAGTTGCAGTAAGGACTGCACGTTTACCAGAAGCATTCGAATTATTTTCGTTACGTTTCGGAGGTTTCGTAGCATCACTGTTGCGTTTAGTAATAGACGCGCGAGTTTCTAAAAATGCTTTGAGAACACTCCACCGTGGAAATGTAGTATTTGAGGTAAGCGATTTCTCAAATTCGTTATACGTTGTGTcgtccaatttttcagaaacaatATAACTCAAAATTGAACTCCAATTTTCGGTAACTTCTCCGCATGCTCTCAAGCCTTTTAGTGCTCGATTAACGTTATTGAGAAGCTGTGGTATTTCGGTTGTCGATTTAATTCGGTTTATAGAAAACAGTTGATCAAAATGCTTACGCGTTATAGATTTAGTATTACGGTATGTAGATAATACTAGACACCACGCTTCATCATAACCTGCATCTGTGAGGGGGGTATCTTTTACTAAATCTTCCGCCTCACCGATCAACGCTTCTTTCAGATAATAAAGTTTTTTAACTTTCGACAATGCTGGTTCATCATGAACCACGTTTTTAAATAACGCGTAAAATTCGAGAAAGTTTTCGAGAGTACCATCAAATTTAGGTACATTAATTCTAGGCAATTTAACGTTCGGTTCAGAAAAAATGGTAGTATTGTTTATCGACGAATTATTCAATGATTCACGCACCTGCTGAGCCTCGAACCCAGAGATGTACGTTTTCGATTTGGCAATGTACGGTAAAATACATGATTTTGCCTTTTCTAAATCGGCAAATATCTTATCTTCAGCAGTCTTGATATCTTCTGCTGATTTCGGTTTACTGGCATCTTCCGAATAAGATGCTAATTTAAAACCTCGATTAATTGCCACTTTATAGTTCTCGAATTCTTTCGTGAGCTCATCTAACGTGACCCTCACTTCGTTAACGTTTTCGATCGTTGGTTGGCTTGCAAGTAGCCGTTTTATCGTGTCGATAATCTTGTTCAAATATCGAACATAATAACGTGAACTTCGATCATAATCAAAAGTACCTTCCCATTCATCCATTTTAACGATGGTGGGAAACGATATGGTAGTCGGGTATGGTAGCCCTTCGATAAAAATACGTATTAAAGCTCACCTGAGCAATCCAATAATGAATAACGATATATTGAGCTGTATAGAAAGCTCATACAGACCATCCCGATTCACAATTTGCGAAAAATCGCACATAACGTTCGTTCAATTATTACGCACCGCGCATTTCACAAATACACGACGCCGACTCGACAAATACGCACAAACGCGATCGCTTTTCGTAAATAAATTCATTCACGAATTCGTTCACAATGTATCTCAATAAATACGCGACGCGCACTTGATAATTACGCGACACGAACTCGATAATTCGGTACACGAATAGCTCTCGATAAATGCgcaaaaattaggcaaaaaaaatacgcgaaaatcTGACGATCATTTATCTCAAATTCGATAAAAAGCACTCTCGATTCGACGAGTCCCTGTTCGGGCGCCATCATTGTTTGGGTGTACGTTGCATTCGATAAGATTCAAAATTAAACGGACTCGACGACACAGTTGCTTTTTACATACTATATTTGTacattaaattacattttgtaCAATGCTTAAAAACTAAGCATAACGGTACCTCGAACGGTATTATCGTTCGATTCAAATTATTGCGGACGCGATTGACCGCACTGATTAACGAGTAAGCAGAAAAACTGCTTAGGTTGCATAAAAAATGCAACGTATTTGGCGGTTCCGCATACCTACGGAATACTTGGCGATTTTTACGTATTCGAGCTGAAcaacaactttcaaattttttttggagggttcaaaactttcaaaactgtttgaattaCCCTCAAATTGATTGAAAGAGTCACAAagatacttacaagggaacctcttgaggtgtccgcctccgatttgaacgagaccgcgatttttgaaagagcatgttctaaaacccccaaatccaaattttcagctgcccaagttcatttttcgaattttggcgaatttttgaaactttaaaattgactgtttttggcgatttatgcttttttaaaaaaagatacgtacttgaccaataaaaatggtcaaaataagtcccaaaactaatattaattcgccaaatccaaatttcacaatttccagccattctggagcatccagcgctatttttcaatttctccagaattttaaatttgctcctgaaggcgtgaatatgcaattggacagctaaaaatggAGGTATGTggtatactcgatctgtttaacgagtttatctacatttgtgttgcccaattgcatattcacgccttctggagcaaattcaaaattctggagaaatttaaaaatcgcactggaggctccagatcggtgggaaatggcggaattcagtctcgggaggttagttgtggacgaaatacagcgattcacgcaaatttcaaaaatttcctcgcaaatggaaaacttttgatttttttgggtttctatttgaaaaaagctggtcaaaaacccactcttgaggtgtccgccccAAAACcaactcaaatgtggataaactcgttaaaccgatccagtataacacacaactcgatttttagctgcccaattgcatattcacgccttctggagcaaattcaaaattctgaagaaattgaaaaatatcgctggaggctccagaatgactggaaatggtgaaatttggatttggggaattaatattagttttgggacttattttgaccatttttactggtcaagtacgtactttttttaaaaaaagcataaatcgtcaaaaacagtcaattttgaagtttcaaaaattcgccaaaattcgaaaaatgaacttgggcagctgaaaatttggatttggaggttttagaacatgttctttccaaaaatcgcggtcccgttcaaatcgaaggccaacacctcaagaggttcccttgttataGTATATTTGAGCTGACAGgttctgaatttgattttgagtctttttgaattttatgtcaatttatacaaaactgtgaaattataaaatacattgAATGTTTCAGAATGATTCAAAACTATGTACCATCGATTGGTTTGAGAGATCCAAAATCGGTAACTCaacaattgaattttgagtttttattccttttaaatataaaattggCTTACGGATTGTCACacattctccaaaaattgaaaaataactctctaaaaattacctcaaatgctgaaattttgcccaaaaatttgttctgtgCCTTGGGAAATATCTTTCAATTGTTTCAGAGCATCTTTTTCCGCAGCTCGAGATCGAGAATAAAAAATTCGTCGCTCTTTCCATAACAATTGCACGCTCCCAATTTGAGATCATCATCACGAAAACTGTTCAAACCTCCAAAACCAACATACACAAAATACCTGCAACGGTCGCGTGCTTGGACCTTTGCCGAATCCCAGCACCATATACGATACCTACAGACCTTCTTCCATCTCGAACGCGTTAACCATGACGCGCAATTGATCATCCACAAAACGACAAATATTTATATTCATCGCTCGATTAGCGCAAAACGATCTATTACGATCGCACAAAAGAACCATCGTAGTCGAGAATATGGTTGACTGACAGCGTAACAAACTCGACTcggaaaatatttcatttccagTGCCACGGCCCCGTGGCCAGCCCAACCACCTAGGGGGGGCCATGGCGAACGGAAGACACTGCGATGAACACAGAAGCGACGATAAAAATGCGGTGATAATCCGGCGATGgtagttcatttttattttctgttatGATTACGATATATTGTGAAGATTGTCAAGCGGATACGAATTTATTAGCCATAACATAATGGTTTGTTATAAAGATCAATTGTGAAGACCTTGGTTGTTAAAGGGGGAGCAGGGTATTAATTATAATTTACGAGCCGAATGCCGCCGTCTTGTAATATATTGTCCCTAGGGGCGAATCAAATGTCTCACCGAAGATTTAACGAGGGGAAGGTAGAGAGAACGAGCGagcttctctttttttttatttcatttttttttttcaaaaaccggtagcaatatttcataaaatagtGTTTCTCAGAATATCATATTTTAATAcactcgaaattaaaaatttgctgttGTATTAATTCAACTTTTACACGAGCTTGTGCAGAGTCAATTTATGaactcgtttctttttttttttgtcaagaactgGTCCTGGAAGAGTTTATTATTTCGCTGGTAGGTATATTTGAAACAAAGTCGAGTGTAGTATTTGAATATGTACGAGATATTATACAAGGTGGTGTGCTAGCCCTAGCTTGGCCATTGGTGTGTGATTTTTAAGAAACCCTGAACTACCACCGCCACACAAAGTGTATCCATTGCCACTGAAGGCAGCTATAATAGAGCTACCGTAGAGGTAGGTACGTGTATTATATTGTGTAGTTTTTGTGTATATAACACCGCATGTTTTGGGATGATGAGGAGAGAGAGCGATGATTTGTGATTATGACAGCTTTCGATTGTTGTTACTCTTATAATAATGCAGCGAGCAGCAGCGTGGTTGCTTGTGTTGTTGTGAATAATGAAATATAACACTTAGCCGAGCCCTACCCCCTGAACACGTTTCTCCTTCATCGTCTTAATCCACCctgtaaatttattttgggaaatttattACACCCTATATATTTCTCAGGTTTTATTATCGGTAAGATATTAATAAACGCGCTTGTCGAGTTATTATTGCTTCAGACATGATTTATCTGTGTAATTTTATGGGCGATCTTTTATATGCGGGTTCAAGAGAATATACGTATTTATTTACGACGTCGAAATAAACAGTAAATTTCACCGCGCGCCGAGCCTGAAAACACGATTTATCGGTAAAATTCTGCTCCTCATCGCGCTCGAAAACATTACACGGAGAGAGGATATtgcgaggtgaaaaaaaaagtaacctcGGTTACGCCAACAAACAACAACTGTCTATAAGTTGGCATTTTTCACCTTATATTCGCCTTTTATGGATAGGGATACATGGCTTGGTAATTCTATACACTTGTATTATGTGTTTTAAAAGCTGCCAAAGTACACTGGTAGAGCTTTTTctcacacatacacacacataTGAAAATTGGATGAGCAAGTTTGAGGACACGCCGAGATTAGCGCCAACTTAACACATACAAAGTCATATGGAAGTCGGCCAGTAACAATGGAGATTATCACGGCGACGCATATTGTAGCTCAGCATACAGCAaaagatgatgatgaagaagaagaagaagggtAAAGTGAGAGGATATATGGAATAAAAGAGAACCCCGCAGCGATCGTTTCGTAGGTTATGACATAAAGGCTGCTACTAATTTATGACTTATATTTCATTTCTCCCTTTTACAGTTTTGTGGGCGTCTAATCTCCGTAAAGACAACTTGATAAACTGCCTtataaattaaaacgaaaataaaaccCATAAAAAGGGGCCAAAATACAAGAGCAGTCTTGACAGAACGTATAACATATATCGCTTTAAGTAATATATTTGTGTAAGGGGAAAAGCGTGAAATGGTTATCGTCCAAAGTCGCTACGTGGTTCGAAAATATCGCTATGTGTTCGTTTTTCGTCGCATCGGTGCGCTGTACGCGGTTGGCTTCGGCCTCGGCCTGTGCTGCTGTTATGATGGGCGATATGTGCGAAATTATGGGCTCTGTAATGTTCCATATAGAGAAAACCATAAACGAGACGGTGcgacgattttgaattttttggaaaattatgtgttgagggtattttttttagtgtttcatgatgtgtcacacgaatgaaaccatttttgtgGCTTTTACCTCCTTTGGGGAGATGCTGGAGGCCATGGatgggtccaatcgaaaatcttagtcggggagcccacttaaggataaattgcaccccccccgtcgatcctccgtggcaacttttttcttaaaggggggggggtcctaaggaacatttccagcacttatactaaaaaaaaaaaataggccctacttacaaaatggccgccattttgtaagtagggccaccttttttttgaggactggtgctagaaatgttccttaggactgccctttaagaaaaaagttgcatcGGACGATCGTcagggggtgcaggtgatccttatgcggtcCCTCGACTATGAGTTATATGTAATTTCTTTTGGATGCCTCGAAtcaatttcatgtttcattGAATTAAACtattgaagttttcaaattttttcatcagacaACTCTAATTCATACCTGAGTATATTTTCTCATGTCTAATGGAAACTATTGAAAATTAGTCATTTCAAAACTCCctaaaaaaagtaaactttttcaGTTGCTGTTTTCAAGTATGAAAGTTTGGTAGAAATAAAACCCTGGAGTATAAATGAAAGCGCttcatttgatattttgaactgaagatttttcaaaaatctaggctgctgatttgtattttttttctgaagcaattacgttgaaaaagtatttatgatgataatttcatttaaaaatactgATTAATTGAGATGTTGAAATATTGtcaatctccccccccccccccaacagaAAATTGGAATACCCCCATGACAGAAGAACAACGAGAAAATGTCTCCTCCTCGCACTAAAAAGAGTCTGAAAGTATTTCCAGAATGCCTCACctgtaaaattgaaatgttgaagattttttgatacCATGACACCCTACTGCCCCCGAAAAAATCGTATAACGTCCAAACacattgaaaaactcaaaacatTGACGTGAAAAATATTGAACCAGCCTCTTGTCCGCCTCCACGACCCAAAAAAGAATgcaaggtttgaaaaatgtctagCCAAAATTCCTGCTAAAGTGCTGCCTTTTCATGTAGGTAATCAGATTATCTAGTTAATTAAAAATGATCAGTTGCTCCTACATTCATTCACATCGGAAtgaatgttgtaataaatgttaCGAAAGAAATAATTCTGATAACGTATCATCGTCtgttaaattttagttcaacattttcataaattttaatttttcatttcagagtTACAGTTGCCTGTCTCTGGTATAGAAATCAACGATGAATTGTTATTTAATATTCTCCGTTGTGTTTATCTTAAACCTGAACAATGTAATGATTGCTCGTTTCCAGCCAGTAAGTTCTGTAAGTACTATTTAGAGTTTTCTTTATGAAACATTCCCTCACTCGCTTTGTAATAATATTTCTGTTTAGGTACCCAAAAGTTTGCATTCATTTCAGAATGACGATGAAACTACAGTAACCCCGGATCCCATTTCATCCAAAATTAGcaaggtacctaagtatatctttttttgcttgtaatTCAATATACAAAGTTTTGAACTGTCAAATAGCGTTTTGTCGTTTTATTTGAAGTATTTGCGCTGATTTCCCCTCAGAAATTGCGTGGTTGTTTATTTCATCTACTGTTTTCAGAAACTTATTCTGGTATATAAACAATTACGATATTTTGAGGAATCTCCGCATTACGAAGCAGCGGTGCAAGCCGTGGAAGATATAGCAAAAGATGCAGCAGAACTTGCaagctcagaaaaaaaattggtatgttCGAAGagtacattttgatttttgaggaacattttcaaaaaatggtcccGCATAGCAAGTGCAAGGTTGACCTATATTCAAGTCCACAATAGAAACGTGGCCACATTTCGACACGACTGTTAATAGTGTCGATGGCTTTGTCGCAACTGTTAATTTGTTCATACATCGATGTCATTtcgattcatattttttcatttttgatttgtttttaggCTATTGAAACACatgaaaaatatatctacaTGTCTCTCATAGACATGAAGAACGTGACAATGAACTTCATCAATCAGTGTTATCCTCCATGGATACGAAGAAGCGAGGCGAATCTGCCACTTAACGAAAAAATTCTAAGCACAGTTCTCCTGAATATTGAGAATCCGCGGGTGTTGCGtctaaagaaaattttaattgaaaacaaaatttgcgAAAGTAAATTCGTCAAGGATTTGCAGCGTTTTCTATCAATGAGGAACGAAAAAGCCCATTTGGAAATATCTTCGGGTGAAAGAGAGCTGAAGTCCATCAGCGACCAAACGGTCCTGGAGTTTTTAATCGGCGACAAACCTGATTTGTCATCTGAGGCTTCGGATATTACGACATCGAAACCAATTAATATAGAAATCCGTCGCTCAGTAAATGGTAagatttcttttgattttgtatCTACGCATTTTTAGAATAGGACATTTTACGTACTATAAATGTACATCCTTAATGTATTATTCTGATTACGGCCAGTTGATTCCTGGAATTCTTTCCATGTTGTGTAAATACTGTAGGTATTGTTGATTTTTGCAGATAGGAGGACTCGATCATCGAGGACCAATGTGTAGACAAAACGATGAGCAAGCGCAGCGACCTACagcgattttttgtcaatttaacTCCTTCGAAGATATGCTACTAGTGTATCAATATTGGGTACGAGTAAGATACTTATTTATGGGTATATTCATATTTGCAGGGTTGGTAACAACatttaaaaagtataaaataaacGTTATGTGAGAAGGACACGCGCTTGTTGGTTCTCATTCTGGCCCACTGTGGAACGGTTGGATAAAATTATTCCTTATTGTTACCAATCCTGATTTGAACAGAGAGCACAAAAACTATTTGTGAGAAAGTACCTAACTAACGATAATCTAGCGTATAATTTGAGTAACATCCTTCGCATGATTTCATCTTAGAAAAAAGAATTCGAAGCACGAATAAAAGTGAATGAAATCACCTTCCAAGTGGTGCCCAGTTTTGACGCAACTAAAGAAACTAGGTACCATATGTACAGGTTGTAAGCACAAAATAAGCGCTTAATACTTGATTCATCTCACTCATGTTTGAGTAATTTCGGGATTCCGTCGAGAAACTACCACCGAAAAACGCCGCGCCGTTTATCCACCACCTACGCCAAATGACCAACCTGTATCGTTTTACCTACGTAATTGagtggccatttttttttaattattattcttttgtacattttttatatTGTAATACCTAATACATTAGGTTTGAAGTGAGTTAAGTAGCTGATCCTAATTACCATAGAATGCTCTTTTTTATAATGTGACATTCTATTTTCataagaatataaaaaatttccaatgacTCGGATGTAAGTACTTCTCTTCAGCATGATTTTACTTAGGTATATTCCTTTCCTATGCTATAGGTAAGtgtattgagaaaaatataatgaagttgaaacaccatcaaaattgagaaaaacaatGCCAACGTGTcttaaaatgaacgaaattcaCTTGAGAAGTTGAGATTGAGAATATGAAAATCATCATAAATTGAATTATGCTCAATGCTGTGAAATGATGCAAGAATAACCTAAGAAGTTTTGCCAATTTTCTCGAACTCATAAATAGAAAACGAAGTGAAAATTCGTG encodes:
- the LOC135834538 gene encoding uncharacterized protein LOC135834538 isoform X1, whose protein sequence is MNCYLIFSVVFILNLNNVMIARFQPVSSVPKSLHSFQNDDETTVTPDPISSKISKKLILVYKQLRYFEESPHYEAAVQAVEDIAKDAAELASSEKKLAIETHEKYIYMSLIDMKNVTMNFINQCYPPWIRRSEANLPLNEKILSTVLLNIENPRVLRLKKILIENKICESKFVKDLQRFLSMRNEKAHLEISSGERELKSISDQTVLEFLIGDKPDLSSEASDITTSKPINIEIRRSVNDRRTRSSRTNV
- the LOC135834537 gene encoding uncharacterized protein LOC135834537; this encodes MDEWEGTFDYDRSSRYYVRYLNKIIDTIKRLLASQPTIENVNEVRVTLDELTKEFENYKVAINRGFKLASYSEDASKPKSAEDIKTAEDKIFADLEKAKSCILPYIAKSKTYISGFEAQQVRESLNNSSINNTTIFSEPNVKLPRINVPKFDGTLENFLEFYALFKNVVHDEPALSKVKKLYYLKEALIGEAEDLVKDTPLTDAGYDEAWCLVLSTYRNTKSITRKHFDQLFSINRIKSTTEIPQLLNNVNRALKGLRACGEVTENWSSILSYIVSEKLDDTTYNEFEKSLTSNTTFPRWSVLKAFLETRASITKRNSDATKPPKRNENNSNASGKRAVLTATANIEPKSSKDVSYPSTSQRKPTCPSCDQLHFLIDCTVFKEKSPKQRYEIIKSKSLCGNCFHSNHKTSECRKTPNCKKCTMRHHTLLHFEKSNEPPTKDPKDSSGQSETHTSRSTCGMSSLLSLRKPISLLPSALVKFVCGNKFGTMRVLLDSCSQLNLISNEFIERNNLPTSKIPFSSKVAGIGDCETECNRILKLTIESRVEEFKFLAQFTVIDKRIPYSITNYFNGDFSSKVNERNLNLADTAFYDRNVNIHTIDAILGIESYNLCVRNKTIYIESACLRDTVFGWTISSSIESARNTRNTESYCGLTIDNIDERLERFWKIDEYPNDVPKSTEHEECQKHFMQTYQRAADGTFIVRLPFKEDPSIITGNFGIAAKYLHRIESKLDAKTKEMYTDFLTEYESLGHMSVVSDNVSRYFIPHHAVLRPSSTTTKLRVVFHASSKSYSGKSLNDILMAGPTIQPELNDTLLCFRIFCFVISADIMHMYRCIQILKADRRFQSIIWRNKRLELNTITYGTGPAAYQATQCLDILAEEAKKKRPRTSIAIRKGFYMDDWLYGADTIKELIELQKSVHETLLSAGFKLRKYQSNSKEVLAQIDPSLIEQNLTVQFGDNEALSILGLAWCPSTDCFALKTDIPAPTKTVTKRLMLSLISKVFDPLGLASPVTIRGKLLFKGLWKLGLAWDDAVPPDVEKQFNSYLSDLNHLSKFVIPRYIRDFNADTETIVGFCDASEQAYCAAVYSFNSKRLQLLCSKTRVAPAKELKIPELELQAAVLLVQLINRVCKTLNVNPNRSKLFTDSTIVLAWLSRPASDWKTFVRNRVAKITESFPIKHWSHVRSGDNPADLATRGLSTSSLMRSTIWLSGPGFMLDPDSSSNETEIDDTICKPYLRKPKIASFIAADLETDLAKHGKLISSCASYEKIRFIYAAAIAVIRRWKSLIRDRVRVPVKVEANDINQAHECIIRIVQYDSFSNDIKRLKIKPNKLSKRSCLRRHTPFLDEDGILKSKTRLQNARKPDNVKTPIILPSHHPFTKLFIRHLHLKFFHAGRPWLLTMLSSNYVFVGGINRSIKSIIHSCKQCIERFVQSKPQQMENLPYERVTPLPPFQVVGVDFTGAFQLKCSYHRTTKYMKAYMCIFVCFSTRAVHIELVPSLSTEDFLNALKCFVARRGLPSTIFSDNGTNFKGCERYLNFNDPEIQRYALSNTISWKFNPPYTPHRGGIWESAVKSAKRYIPKVAENQKFTENELRTLLTQIEGILNTRPLAYSHAGEPDEEILTPGHFLVGRNLNVNLPEPSSPPANIKLSDRYVANQNRIRAFWRIWSQDYLNQLRSRTKWQDEQPNVEVGDLVLLRKMNMEPGQWNRAIIQKTFPDESGLVRTVEIRTPDCVAKVVPIQQIVPLPIAV
- the LOC135834538 gene encoding uncharacterized protein LOC135834538 isoform X2, with translation MNCYLIFSVVFILNLNNVMIARFQPVPKSLHSFQNDDETTVTPDPISSKISKKLILVYKQLRYFEESPHYEAAVQAVEDIAKDAAELASSEKKLAIETHEKYIYMSLIDMKNVTMNFINQCYPPWIRRSEANLPLNEKILSTVLLNIENPRVLRLKKILIENKICESKFVKDLQRFLSMRNEKAHLEISSGERELKSISDQTVLEFLIGDKPDLSSEASDITTSKPINIEIRRSVNDRRTRSSRTNV